The following coding sequences lie in one Myxococcales bacterium genomic window:
- the dnaA gene encoding chromosomal replication initiator protein DnaA has translation MPSPSIDSPDWTQAWTHALERTRSRSPATFEQWFSSVQVDGLQQGVLCLTARDEFVRDWVKAHFLPDLLEQLERATGGDIRVEWRVSNQLESPVCEPKSPAQRRPLANVGDRPASSERVPASAPKSDRSGAGRSALSASLNPKHTFKNFVVGPSNELAYAAALASGGGGGPRYNPLFIAGGTGLGKTHLMHAIAHRALENNPRARVIYTSAEHFTNEFIQSLQHKNMDEFRARYRTECDLLLLDDIQFLAGREQTQEEFFHTFNALRDADKPIVVTSDKYPQQLQRMPERLVSRFTSGLVADIQVPQLETRVAIVRKKAELESIPLDDDVAVLLAQTVKSNVRELEGALIRLAAKSSLTGRPIDVAFAEAELARVAPRRPDMMSVEDIQRAVCSHFRLSNADLLSKDRHKSVAFARQVAMYLCRQRLKCSFPELGRAFGNRDHTTVMSAVRRVEELRAKDPQVNAHLEAIEQRLASSEG, from the coding sequence ATGCCTAGCCCGTCGATCGACTCACCGGACTGGACCCAAGCGTGGACCCACGCGCTGGAGCGCACGCGCTCGCGTTCCCCCGCGACCTTCGAACAGTGGTTTTCGAGTGTTCAGGTCGACGGCCTGCAGCAAGGGGTGCTCTGCCTCACTGCGCGCGACGAGTTCGTGCGTGACTGGGTGAAGGCGCACTTCCTGCCCGACCTGTTGGAGCAGCTCGAGCGGGCGACCGGCGGTGACATTCGGGTGGAGTGGCGGGTCTCGAACCAGCTCGAGAGCCCCGTGTGTGAGCCGAAGTCCCCAGCTCAACGCCGCCCGCTGGCAAACGTGGGCGACAGGCCAGCCAGCTCCGAACGGGTCCCGGCCTCGGCACCCAAGAGCGACCGCTCCGGCGCCGGGCGATCTGCGCTCTCCGCCAGCCTCAATCCGAAGCACACCTTCAAGAACTTCGTCGTCGGCCCGTCCAACGAGCTGGCCTATGCAGCGGCGCTGGCCTCCGGCGGCGGCGGCGGACCCCGTTACAACCCGTTGTTCATCGCCGGCGGTACGGGTCTCGGCAAGACCCACTTGATGCACGCCATCGCGCATCGGGCGCTGGAGAACAACCCGCGCGCGCGCGTCATCTACACCTCGGCGGAGCACTTCACCAACGAGTTCATTCAGTCGCTCCAGCACAAGAACATGGACGAGTTCCGGGCACGCTACCGCACGGAGTGTGATCTGCTGCTACTCGACGACATTCAGTTCCTGGCGGGACGCGAGCAGACCCAGGAAGAGTTCTTCCACACCTTCAATGCGCTGCGCGACGCTGACAAACCCATCGTGGTCACGAGCGACAAGTATCCGCAGCAGCTACAGCGCATGCCGGAACGCTTGGTGTCACGCTTCACGTCGGGGCTGGTCGCCGACATTCAGGTTCCGCAGCTCGAGACGCGCGTTGCCATCGTGCGCAAGAAGGCGGAGCTCGAGTCGATTCCACTCGATGACGACGTTGCGGTGCTGCTGGCACAGACCGTGAAGAGCAACGTGCGCGAGCTCGAAGGTGCGCTGATTCGGCTGGCGGCCAAGTCATCGCTCACTGGCCGGCCGATCGACGTGGCGTTTGCCGAGGCGGAGCTGGCTCGAGTGGCTCCCCGACGCCCCGACATGATGAGTGTCGAGGACATCCAGCGGGCGGTCTGCAGTCATTTCCGACTGTCGAACGCCGACCTGCTCAGCAAGGACCGCCACAAGAGCGTGGCCTTCGCGCGTCAGGTGGCGATGTATCTCTGCCGCCAGCGCCTCAAGTGCAGCTTCCCGGAGCTCGGCCGGGCGTTTGGCAACCGCGATCACACGACGGTGATGAGCGCGGTCCGCCGGGTCGAAGAGCTGCGAGCAAAAGATCCGCAGGTCAACGCTCACCTCGAGGCCATCGAGCAGCGCTTGGCGTCGTCCGAGGGCTGA
- a CDS encoding cytochrome c maturation protein CcmE — protein sequence MSKLDQELADAVTTSEENSPVSERPVAAAKAAPTADASRKKRLQNVGLLTALLVMGGGILTLVLTSFEQSAIYSKGVDELVAEKATLGSRNVRVAGNLVKGTLKKRDEPCEYRFTIVKNEKTLDVRYAQCVVPDTFRDVPGMDVEVTAEGKLNDEGYFEANQIMAKCPSKYEMKDRAQKGEKTPHEQVLPAAAQNERR from the coding sequence ATGAGCAAGCTCGACCAGGAGTTGGCGGACGCCGTCACGACTTCCGAGGAGAACTCTCCCGTGTCCGAGCGACCGGTGGCAGCCGCGAAGGCCGCCCCCACCGCCGATGCAAGCCGCAAGAAGCGACTACAGAACGTGGGCCTGCTCACGGCCCTGTTGGTAATGGGCGGCGGCATCTTGACCCTGGTGCTCACCAGCTTCGAGCAGTCGGCCATCTACTCGAAGGGTGTCGACGAGCTGGTTGCGGAAAAAGCCACGCTCGGCAGTCGCAACGTGCGCGTCGCCGGCAACTTGGTCAAAGGGACACTCAAGAAGCGCGACGAGCCGTGTGAGTACCGTTTCACCATCGTCAAGAACGAGAAGACCCTGGACGTTCGCTACGCGCAATGTGTGGTGCCCGACACCTTCCGTGACGTTCCCGGCATGGACGTCGAGGTCACGGCCGAGGGCAAGCTGAACGACGAGGGGTACTTCGAGGCGAATCAGATCATGGCCAAGTGCCCGTCCAAGTACGAAATGAAGGACCGCGCTCAGAAGGGCGAGAAGACGCCGCACGAGCAGGTGCTCCCAGCCGCCGCACAAAACGAGCGGCGCTGA
- the hemE gene encoding uroporphyrinogen decarboxylase: MWDRFLRACRREPVDATPVWFMRQAGRYMAEYRAIREKYTLLEICKQPELACEVTLQPVRAMGVDAAILFADILLPLEPMGAPFEFAAGEGPVFSHPIRTAADVEALRMIDPEEGLGYVLEALRLIRKELDGKTPLIGFAGAPFTLASYLIEGGKSSHYAKTKHMMYAEPELWHTLMKKLSEVVRRYLRAQIEAGAQTVQLFDSWIGALSPTDYREFISPHVAHILKDVETTGVPVIHFGTGTASLLELQKEAGGTVIGVDWRTPLGGARKLLGDGVAVQGNLDPLLLSAPREILERRVVEVLQAAGGKPGHIFNLGHGILPETPPDAVRFVADLVHERSAQLAAR, translated from the coding sequence ATGTGGGATCGCTTCCTGCGCGCCTGTCGGCGCGAGCCCGTAGACGCGACACCGGTGTGGTTCATGCGCCAGGCCGGACGTTACATGGCCGAGTACCGAGCCATTCGCGAGAAATACACGCTGCTCGAGATCTGCAAGCAGCCCGAGCTGGCGTGTGAGGTGACGTTGCAGCCGGTTCGCGCCATGGGCGTGGACGCGGCCATCCTGTTCGCCGACATCTTGCTGCCACTCGAGCCAATGGGAGCGCCCTTCGAGTTCGCCGCGGGTGAAGGCCCAGTGTTCTCTCACCCGATCCGGACGGCCGCCGACGTGGAGGCGCTCCGCATGATCGATCCGGAGGAGGGCCTGGGCTACGTGCTCGAGGCCCTGCGCCTGATCCGCAAGGAGCTCGACGGCAAGACTCCGCTGATAGGTTTTGCCGGCGCGCCGTTCACGCTCGCCAGTTACCTGATCGAAGGTGGCAAGAGCTCTCACTACGCCAAGACCAAACACATGATGTATGCCGAGCCGGAGCTCTGGCACACCCTCATGAAGAAGCTCTCGGAAGTGGTTCGGCGTTATCTGCGAGCGCAGATCGAGGCGGGCGCCCAGACGGTGCAGCTCTTCGACTCGTGGATCGGCGCCCTGTCACCCACTGACTATCGAGAGTTCATCTCGCCCCACGTCGCTCACATCCTGAAGGACGTGGAGACGACCGGCGTCCCGGTGATTCACTTCGGCACCGGCACCGCCAGCCTGCTCGAGCTGCAGAAGGAAGCGGGCGGGACCGTGATCGGCGTCGACTGGCGTACGCCGCTCGGCGGCGCGCGCAAGCTCCTGGGTGATGGCGTGGCGGTGCAGGGCAACCTCGACCCGCTGCTGCTGTCGGCGCCGCGGGAGATCCTGGAGCGTCGTGTGGTGGAGGTGCTCCAGGCGGCGGGCGGCAAGCCGGGGCACATCTTCAATCTGGGGCACGGGATCTTGCCGGAGACACCCCCCGACGCCGTGCGCTTCGTGGCAGATCTGGTGCACGAGCGCTCGGCTCAGCTCGCCGCAAGATGA
- the hemG gene encoding protoporphyrinogen oxidase: MNEAAHVVVVGAGITGLATAYFLSLHQPRVRVTLVERRERLGGNIETESRDGFLLDGGPDSFLSTKREGAELCRELGLGDDLIVPRPEASKVYMVHRGRLEPMPGGMALAIPTKIGPMLSTPLVSFGAKLRMLGDLVLPRRSDEGDESIEDFIARRFGREAARRLAAPLLGGIYAGDIGQLSVLSTFPQLVDVEKKHGSLARGLLALQLARAKANGGAKPKGPPPSPFMSLKGGMGSLVTALADKLPADARRLGRAVLSVERTGERWTVHLDGGETLDADAVVFACPAHATQKLVPEEKVGRELAAIPYLSTATVFFALPRAGLERPLDGVGFVAPKGEAELIAGTWVSSKWDGRAPADHVLVRAFLGGARAKVDVAKASDDELLDAAKRGLEQLLGGLGTPTLTRIFRYIDANPQPIVGHGARLARIEAELAKLPGLYVAGAAYDGVGIPDCVRQARAVAQRVIDERLATS, encoded by the coding sequence ATGAACGAAGCGGCGCACGTCGTGGTCGTCGGCGCCGGCATCACCGGCCTCGCAACCGCGTATTTCCTGTCACTGCACCAGCCACGGGTACGCGTCACGCTGGTGGAACGCCGCGAGCGTCTCGGCGGCAACATCGAGACCGAGAGCCGCGACGGTTTCCTGCTCGATGGCGGGCCGGACTCGTTCCTCAGCACCAAGCGCGAGGGCGCCGAGCTGTGCAGAGAGCTGGGGCTCGGGGACGATCTGATCGTGCCGCGACCCGAGGCCTCGAAGGTCTACATGGTGCACCGCGGGCGCCTCGAGCCCATGCCCGGAGGCATGGCGCTGGCGATCCCCACCAAGATTGGCCCCATGCTGAGCACGCCGCTCGTCAGCTTCGGGGCCAAGCTGCGCATGCTGGGAGATCTGGTGCTGCCGCGCCGCAGCGACGAAGGCGACGAGAGCATCGAAGATTTCATCGCGCGGCGCTTCGGTCGCGAGGCCGCGCGTCGGCTCGCCGCTCCGCTGCTCGGCGGCATCTACGCCGGTGACATCGGCCAGCTGTCCGTGCTGTCCACGTTTCCGCAGCTCGTCGACGTCGAGAAGAAACACGGCAGCCTCGCGCGCGGCCTGCTCGCGCTGCAGCTGGCGCGCGCAAAGGCCAATGGCGGAGCCAAGCCCAAAGGTCCGCCCCCGAGCCCATTCATGTCATTGAAGGGGGGCATGGGGAGCCTGGTGACGGCGCTCGCCGACAAACTTCCTGCCGATGCGCGGCGACTCGGGCGGGCGGTGCTCTCGGTCGAACGCACGGGCGAGCGCTGGACCGTGCACCTCGACGGCGGGGAGACCCTCGACGCCGACGCGGTCGTGTTTGCCTGCCCGGCTCACGCAACCCAGAAGCTCGTCCCGGAAGAGAAGGTCGGGCGCGAGCTCGCCGCCATTCCTTACCTGTCGACTGCAACCGTGTTCTTCGCGCTCCCACGCGCAGGCCTCGAGCGTCCGCTCGACGGCGTGGGTTTTGTCGCGCCGAAGGGCGAAGCCGAGCTCATCGCGGGCACCTGGGTCTCCAGCAAGTGGGATGGGCGTGCACCAGCGGACCACGTGCTCGTGCGCGCGTTCCTGGGTGGCGCGCGCGCCAAGGTCGACGTCGCGAAGGCGAGTGATGACGAGCTGCTCGACGCGGCGAAGCGCGGACTCGAACAGCTCTTGGGTGGGCTCGGCACACCGACCCTGACGCGGATCTTCCGTTACATCGACGCAAATCCCCAGCCGATCGTCGGGCACGGCGCGCGCCTGGCGCGCATCGAGGCGGAGCTCGCCAAGCTTCCGGGCCTCTACGTCGCCGGAGCCGCGTACGATGGCGTGGGGATCCCGGACTGCGTGCGACAGGCACGCGCGGTCGCGCAGCGGGTGATCGACGAACGCCTGGCCACCAGCTGA
- a CDS encoding sigma-70 family RNA polymerase sigma factor — protein MRLPSDPAILLGNASDDDAPRLSEYRDHELWWDVSDAVDESELKFIERLRRHDERAFNELVSTYEQRVFRLVFRMLGRRDEAEDMAQEVFVQVFKAIGTFRGDSKLSTWVYRIAVNLCKNRIKYLARRHDDTKQELEPVAERAPLSEAKGVTFGDVARPDHMVEGYQLEKIVHACIAELDPDFREVLILADVEDLAYQEIAEITGLADGTVKSRIHRARGMLKTKVERALGEKIR, from the coding sequence ATGCGTCTGCCGAGCGACCCGGCAATTCTGCTCGGGAACGCATCGGATGACGACGCCCCGCGCCTTTCCGAGTACCGTGATCACGAACTTTGGTGGGACGTGTCCGACGCTGTCGACGAGAGTGAGCTCAAATTCATCGAGCGCCTGCGCCGGCATGACGAGCGTGCGTTCAACGAGTTGGTCTCAACCTACGAACAACGAGTCTTCCGACTCGTGTTTCGCATGCTTGGACGGCGTGACGAAGCCGAAGACATGGCCCAAGAGGTCTTCGTGCAGGTGTTCAAGGCGATCGGCACTTTTCGCGGCGACAGCAAGCTGAGCACGTGGGTCTATCGCATTGCGGTGAACCTCTGCAAAAACCGGATCAAGTACCTGGCGCGCCGCCACGACGACACCAAGCAGGAGCTCGAGCCCGTCGCGGAGCGCGCTCCTTTGAGCGAGGCCAAGGGGGTGACCTTCGGCGACGTGGCGCGACCGGACCACATGGTCGAGGGCTACCAGCTCGAAAAGATCGTACACGCCTGCATCGCGGAGCTGGATCCGGACTTCCGCGAGGTTCTGATTCTCGCTGACGTCGAGGACCTGGCTTACCAAGAGATCGCCGAAATCACGGGGCTGGCGGACGGCACGGTGAAGAGCCGCATCCATCGCGCCCGTGGCATGCTGAAGACCAAGGTGGAGCGCGCCTTGGGGGAGAAGATTCGATGA
- a CDS encoding endonuclease/exonuclease/phosphatase family protein, translating to MRRPCPCQLSVLLALGALGCGERPLEPRDPTPGVPHYEIQSYNVEAGDHDDPSTVAAIGKNHADIICLQESTPEFETVLRLRYGDEYPYQLYQHNQPDPGAAGLAVLSKFPVSDSGWHPGPNGWHPAWHVLVETPTGKLQILNVHLRSKLNGAGNAVSSYISSSDDHVFEIKQFIEQCSNGLPTLVVGDFNEGVSGSAVEYLEDRGYRNVLPLYHPGQPTWRGNSIANQFTETLDHVLFDKAFEPLNAWVSYTGGSDHLPVVAHLEAAYDWQTGP from the coding sequence ATGCGTCGCCCTTGCCCGTGCCAGCTGTCTGTCCTTCTGGCGCTCGGCGCGCTCGGATGCGGCGAGCGTCCACTCGAGCCCCGCGACCCGACACCGGGCGTTCCGCACTACGAGATCCAGTCGTACAACGTGGAGGCAGGCGACCACGACGATCCGAGCACCGTCGCCGCCATCGGCAAGAACCACGCGGACATCATCTGTCTGCAAGAGTCGACGCCCGAGTTCGAGACCGTGCTCAGACTGCGCTACGGCGACGAGTATCCATACCAGCTCTACCAGCACAACCAGCCCGACCCCGGCGCGGCGGGGCTCGCCGTCTTGTCCAAATTCCCCGTGTCCGACAGCGGTTGGCACCCCGGACCCAACGGTTGGCACCCGGCCTGGCACGTGCTCGTCGAGACACCCACGGGCAAGCTGCAAATCTTGAACGTGCACCTGCGCTCGAAGCTCAACGGCGCTGGCAACGCGGTCAGCTCGTACATTAGCTCGAGCGACGACCACGTGTTCGAGATCAAACAGTTCATCGAGCAGTGCTCGAATGGTCTGCCGACTCTGGTCGTGGGCGATTTCAACGAAGGCGTGTCCGGCTCCGCCGTCGAGTACCTCGAGGATCGCGGCTACCGAAACGTGTTACCGCTCTACCACCCCGGCCAGCCCACGTGGCGCGGCAACTCCATCGCGAATCAGTTCACGGAGACACTGGACCACGTGCTGTTCGACAAGGCCTTCGAACCGCTGAATGCCTGGGTGAGCTACACCGGCGGCTCCGATCACCTGCCCGTCGTTGCCCACCTCGAAGCGGCGTACGACTGGCAGACCGGCCCCTGA
- a CDS encoding DUF3943 domain-containing protein, translating into MARLLPILVAVSIFGSTFGQTATALAQTQLPEPPAVELIRPDEGWWIDRSGRVRPFERTYSDWSPERYEAHPWRAAAEMLGILAIGTAWYWIKAEDNREDWDFPSLNQRLLTFEALTFDNNRFITNHVLHPAAGSAYYGFSRVNGLGPYASIGYSMASSAFFEWGLEILEKVSINDLLFTPLGAWASGEWFFQLGDYLNSAPRRSAVGTRVAKYTLGAPRYLHDLWDDVPPPPELPADNLGFSTAFWHRFGLDYGLAAVDNNRGSSKLAHDVVLSGELIRMPGFLRPGHFERGFGEGNFVDMRTRMTFDDTGWADIDIWFSADITGYFHQDFEHAPGGVRGQAWSGALNTAGRFTDRWLLQRRDGVAVAHLPGPAIRGWIADGALLFRVSAAAHLDFAAIYALPYERWIERYGSAGTKSVLQKHSYYYAHGGSAVGSASLAYEGTELGVRASFGHYESIEGFDREQTSVLRDVHNADEIIEGALWLGHTTPGAPLHIGISAEETYRVSRMPPLDEVRWDRRIAINLGLGF; encoded by the coding sequence ATGGCTCGCCTCCTACCCATCCTCGTCGCTGTGTCGATCTTCGGATCGACCTTCGGGCAAACGGCAACGGCGCTAGCGCAGACTCAATTGCCCGAACCTCCGGCCGTCGAGCTGATCCGTCCAGACGAAGGCTGGTGGATCGATCGCAGCGGTCGAGTCCGCCCGTTCGAGCGCACCTACTCCGACTGGTCACCCGAGCGCTACGAGGCACATCCCTGGCGCGCCGCCGCCGAGATGCTCGGCATCCTGGCCATTGGCACGGCCTGGTACTGGATCAAGGCCGAGGACAACCGCGAGGACTGGGACTTTCCGTCGCTCAACCAGCGGCTGCTCACCTTCGAGGCGCTGACGTTCGACAACAATCGCTTCATCACCAACCACGTCTTGCACCCGGCGGCGGGCAGCGCGTACTACGGCTTCTCACGAGTGAATGGCCTCGGGCCCTACGCCTCGATTGGTTACTCGATGGCGTCGAGCGCGTTCTTCGAGTGGGGTCTCGAGATCCTGGAGAAGGTCAGCATCAACGATCTGCTCTTCACGCCGCTCGGCGCCTGGGCATCGGGAGAATGGTTCTTCCAGCTGGGCGACTACCTGAACAGCGCACCTCGCAGGTCGGCTGTGGGGACTCGGGTGGCAAAGTACACGCTGGGTGCTCCGCGCTACTTGCACGATCTCTGGGACGACGTCCCGCCGCCGCCGGAGCTGCCGGCGGACAACCTGGGATTTTCCACGGCGTTCTGGCACCGGTTCGGCCTCGACTATGGACTCGCCGCCGTGGACAACAACCGGGGTTCGAGCAAGCTGGCCCACGACGTAGTGCTCTCGGGCGAGCTCATTCGCATGCCGGGTTTCCTGCGACCGGGGCACTTCGAGCGTGGCTTCGGCGAGGGAAACTTCGTGGACATGCGCACCCGCATGACCTTCGATGACACCGGCTGGGCAGACATCGACATCTGGTTCTCCGCCGACATCACCGGCTACTTCCACCAGGACTTCGAGCATGCCCCCGGTGGTGTGCGGGGACAGGCGTGGTCTGGTGCGCTCAACACGGCCGGGCGCTTCACCGACCGCTGGTTGCTTCAGCGTCGCGACGGTGTCGCGGTGGCGCACCTGCCCGGCCCCGCGATCCGCGGTTGGATCGCCGATGGCGCGCTCCTGTTTCGGGTCAGCGCCGCAGCGCACCTGGATTTCGCGGCCATCTATGCCCTGCCGTACGAACGCTGGATCGAACGCTATGGCTCGGCGGGCACCAAGTCCGTGCTGCAGAAACACTCGTACTACTACGCGCACGGCGGCTCGGCGGTTGGCTCGGCGTCGCTCGCGTACGAGGGCACCGAGCTCGGGGTGCGGGCGAGCTTCGGGCACTACGAGTCCATCGAGGGGTTCGATCGCGAGCAGACCTCGGTCCTCCGCGACGTGCACAACGCCGACGAGATCATCGAGGGTGCGCTGTGGCTCGGCCACACCACGCCGGGTGCGCCGCTTCATATCGGGATCAGCGCCGAGGAGACTTACCGCGTCAGCCGCATGCCACCCCTCGACGAGGTGCGCTGGGATCGGCGCATCGCCATCAACCTGGGCCTGGGCTTCTGA
- a CDS encoding Stp1/IreP family PP2C-type Ser/Thr phosphatase, whose product MRIEVAGQTDVGRKRNHNEDNFAIFAEYGLYVVADGMGGHASGEVASKMAVDTLQEFFAATADDPERTWPYKMDRTKGYEENRLVTGIKLCNLRIYEQAQRNAKQRGMGTTLVALFAVEDGIYIAHVGDSRIYRVRDEKIEALTEDHSLLNDYKKMKRLTEEEIANFPHKNVIVRALGMKDTVKVDTRFEAPRAGDTVLLCTDGLSGPVTDEKIQEIVLNAPDLPTATSRLIEAANENGGPDNVTCILARWIE is encoded by the coding sequence CTGCGCATCGAGGTTGCTGGCCAGACCGATGTCGGTCGGAAGCGCAACCATAACGAGGACAACTTCGCGATCTTCGCGGAGTACGGTCTGTATGTCGTTGCCGACGGCATGGGCGGGCACGCATCCGGTGAGGTTGCGTCGAAGATGGCCGTCGACACGCTGCAAGAGTTCTTTGCAGCGACAGCGGACGACCCCGAGCGCACCTGGCCCTACAAGATGGACCGGACCAAGGGGTACGAAGAGAACCGCTTGGTCACCGGCATCAAGCTCTGCAACCTCCGCATCTACGAGCAGGCCCAGCGCAACGCCAAACAGCGCGGCATGGGTACGACGTTGGTCGCGCTGTTCGCCGTCGAGGACGGCATCTACATCGCGCACGTCGGGGACAGCCGCATCTATCGCGTGCGCGACGAGAAGATCGAGGCGCTCACCGAGGACCACTCGCTCCTCAACGATTACAAAAAGATGAAGCGCCTCACCGAGGAAGAGATCGCGAACTTCCCGCACAAGAACGTGATCGTTCGCGCCCTCGGTATGAAAGACACCGTCAAGGTCGACACGCGCTTCGAGGCGCCCCGCGCCGGAGACACCGTGTTGCTCTGCACCGACGGGCTATCGGGCCCGGTCACCGACGAAAAGATCCAGGAGATCGTCCTGAACGCGCCGGACCTGCCGACGGCTACCAGTCGGCTGATCGAGGCTGCGAACGAGAACGGCGGTCCCGACAACGTCACCTGCATCCTCGCGCGCTGGATCGAGTGA